AATAAGTAGTACGATGCCCAGCACTAACAAAAAGGTATTGAACGGACTGACGCTAAAACCCGATTGTCGAATCGCCATGAAAACGACCAAAGCAATGAGCGCTCTTTGAGCCGTTAAAGAAAAGCCTGCCAACCAAGCATAGGTGATAGCACACCCCAAACCTGCCAATACCGAAAGCCAAAGATATCTATCTGATCGATTGAATAGCGGTAGGCAAGCTTTGGTTACCCTGTAACCAAATAAGAATGCTAAACCGATATGAAGCCCTGAAATCGCAAGCAGGCGTGCCAGCCCCGAATTCCTTAACGTCATCCAATCTTGGCTGGTTAGCAGTGCCCTTTCACCAAACGCCAGTGCAACGAGAAACGCACTGTTTTCAAAAGGGAGGATTTGAGGGAGTGTCCGGTCAAATAACTGCTGCCTGGCTGATATTCCTTCGTCAATGAGGTTAGCAGAAAGTACGCTGCCTTTGGCATGAATGTGTTTTGAGAGAAAATAGGTTTCTGCGTCAAACCCTGCTTCGTTTACCCTGCCATAAGGTTCACGGATTCGGACCTTCAGCTCCCAGTGTTGCCCTTGTTTTACGGGAGATTCACTGCGCCAATAAAGACGGGCACGGAATTTCTCAAAGGCGCTCAATTTCCGTCCATTCACCGTGTCGACATCAAAGATTACACTTGTTTGCTGCTTTTCCCCTGTAAAAAGGCTGCCAACTTTGCCCGCTATGGTAGTATTCTGAACCACTGTCAAAGCGGTACTGGTTTTAAACAAATGCAGTGACGCAGCACTGGACGCCACCAGACAGCCAATGGTGAGACCAATTACAAACAGGGGAACGCGTTTGCATTGGACAAGGATGACAGCGAGAAACCCGAGTATTAGCGAGGGTTCCGGGAGCGCTGGCCACCATCTAAGCGAGACTATAGCCACCACGATACCGAGCATGATTTTCATATCGGTACCCGTTCCGTGTGAAATGAAGATCTATGCCAAGAAAAATAATTAAAAAATTTCTCCCTAGACACGACGTTATTCGCAAGCAAAAGGCGTTGGCGGTCTTTGGCAACCTGCTTTATGACCCTAACCTCTGGTGCCTGAATCGTCGCTCTGCGTCTGGCGCATTTGCTGTCGGCCTGTTTATGGCATTCGTGCCGCTTCCGAGCCAGATGATCATGGCTGCCGGTCTTGCGATTATGTTTGGCGTTAACCTGCCCCTTTCTGTTGCATTGGTTTGGATCACCAATCCCATAACCATGCCTTTGATATTCTGGGGCGCTTACAAAGTCGGAACATGGTTGATGGGCACGCCCGACTACCACTTCCACTTTGAACTGACTTGGGATTTCCTGTTCAATCAAATGAGCCAGATTGGACCTCCTTTCCTTTTGGGTTCCTTCGTTTGTGGCGTGGTATTTGGTCTTATCGGGTATTTTGGTGTCAGAGGGATTTGGCGATATTCCGTGGTCAGAAGCTGGCAACAACGCCGCCTACGCCTACCCAAGATCAAAGCGCTAAAGAAGAAAAAAACCAAAACTGACAGCTAGACAACGAAAACAGATACATAAAAAAATACCCCGCATTAGCGGGGTATTTTTTTATTCCGATTCAGGCTGCGAGCCGATATGCGACCTTTTCACCTTAAGATGTAATCGCGCAACTTATCACCGTTACCTTGCGCTCAATACAGCGGCGGGTTGCAACTTGCAAGCTCGCTGCGCAGGATACCATGTCGCCAGTAGACTCAATACAATCGCGGTGACAGATACCAGTAAGACATCCCCCATTTGTAGTTGAGTTGGCAGGAAATCGACAAAGTAGATATCACCTGAGAGGAAGTCCTGACCTGTCAGTGTTTCAATC
The nucleotide sequence above comes from Grimontia kaedaensis. Encoded proteins:
- a CDS encoding DUF2062 domain-containing protein, which codes for MPRKIIKKFLPRHDVIRKQKALAVFGNLLYDPNLWCLNRRSASGAFAVGLFMAFVPLPSQMIMAAGLAIMFGVNLPLSVALVWITNPITMPLIFWGAYKVGTWLMGTPDYHFHFELTWDFLFNQMSQIGPPFLLGSFVCGVVFGLIGYFGVRGIWRYSVVRSWQQRRLRLPKIKALKKKKTKTDS